A region from the Triticum aestivum cultivar Chinese Spring chromosome 3D, IWGSC CS RefSeq v2.1, whole genome shotgun sequence genome encodes:
- the LOC123078491 gene encoding uncharacterized protein isoform X1, which translates to MAASEREAGLLARVAANHLFLAQFEPMRAALLSLRRRTDPDLAADFLRAVVASGGRVPGVLWSALPACPSSSHLAWLAVLELAALPSTPNPESLRLKAEFLILLQPIADDPATGVDARGTLVKLLDLGVARLKREVDDYGEPVEEVPVTEEDLRGLWGVVLDNAELFDALCAGVSRQIGLDSGFGVNVLLSLRRSVQLAHLDAMKALVMAGDVESATGHIRFLCLENGVEEDSYKVVLGDVVKKGWEKSSNYFGKWFESRNRIITIYGEALQSSSPQLVQLIQIILDDILSEEFEDHSISDAHWMPLPFKKFLETLWLERDADSDDRTILTEAIVSCKKDLFHYSRLSGKHVLEVIMETALSLIKREQLQEAVNVVSLFPLLQPLVAVLGWDILKGKTELRRKLMQLFWTSKSQALRLQEYSHYRAQTDETSCEEYLCDLLCFHLDLASFVSSVNSGHPWNLRNSLFSQKEQDSVVNAETLDPFVENMILERLAVQTPMRVLFDVVPGIKFQDAIELVGMQPLSSTTAASKRMHDIELMHMRYALQSVALSLGEMEKCAGDGNEHHYHIALSYLKEMQNFMEAIESTPRKIFMVSIVLSLLHMDDTIKLPQAAPPECSVNHDCCDSNTESEGKNMVISFVGLLLDILRHNVLFKGPDMDQLPSTGLSPAGRQALEWRLKHASHSIEDMDWRLSVLQRLPPLSGRQWSWKEALVVLRAAPSKLLNVCMQRANYGIGEEAVQRFSLPAEDKASLELAEWVAGAYRRALVEDALNRATDNPSVARESDILSFRAQLGPLTTILLCIDVAATSARSGDMCRFLLDEATSLLSEIFPGTSPKIGPTYWDQIQEVAIILVIKCILQRLSGILDLEGRPYLQVVFTEVSASLSTESSRVGQKQRPLGLLHQMIDDAFRGKRQFLNGNAYFIQLNCNCCCDYVLEAFLNFSISGKLHNVARAIVDEDSDKTYSKDGTKSEKKDALISEKGTVLGHGLRILKQASKTDPTASSVPESSSDHKGSTNRYLGHVSTKPSTYLSNFIIYIATIGDIVDGTDTTHDFNYFSLVYERPKDLLTRLVFEHGSTDAAAKVADTMGVDFVHEIISACVPPVLPPRTGQGWACIPILTTVSNIISENSSTVPKSLPPDQGWSPHDSLLSSRRDPLYPLQLNLVKHLAQLSSVRAVLACVFGSSILSGDSESSPTYVKDAMQTTEVERSFYEFALEQSERYPTLNRWIQMQSNLHRVSESAVAVKTENEVAVHQSKGKFSIKRAREPDSDAESELEDVVINGNAASSTLESPKHDDAKLEPTAFISFDWENEGPYEKAVERLINEGKLTDALAVSDRCLRNGASDKLLRLLIDQREERSLGTGQFRPYGSRNLGSNTWQYCLRLRDKKLAAQLALKYLHSWNLDAATNVLTMCICHLPENDPMRSKVLHMKQSLQRYGHIMSADDHYTRWQEVEVDCEDDPEGVALRLAAKGAVSAALQVAESASLSIDLRRELQGRQLVKLLTTDPLNGGGPAAASRFLSTLRDSNDALPVAIGAMKLLPDLRSKQLLVHFFLKRTVGNLSDAEIARLNSWALGLRVLSLLPLPSQQRCSSLHEHPQLILEVLLMMKQLESASLVLKEFPSLRDDKLIIAYAKKAISVNIDSTLREPRQTISAAREKEKKAAIPAKTNFVQSFGNFQREARKAFSWVPRDGGTKTPPKDIPRKRKSSGSGDRSSWEAMPGVQEEQTPVYPSEGQDRLPFVSAPEEWVLTGEPDRDNTTRSCHRYESSPDIALFKALLSLCTDESVAGKGALELCVTQMKVVLSSLQLPLNASMDNVARAYHATETYVQAISYSKNLLKKLTGSSDLSSGSERSRDADDVSVDAGSSSTGVQHQDELSDLLAQADMWLGRAELLQSLLGSGIIASLDDIAGKESSTSLRDRLVSDERYSMAVYTSKKCKIDAFPVWVAWGHALVRMEHYAQARVKFKQALQQFKGDAPPVVLDIINTIEGGPPVDVSSVRSMYEHVAKSAATIFDDSLSADSYLNVLYMPSTFPRSERSRQSRDSLDSQFSSANSYLEDGPRSNLDSVRYAECIHYLQEYARPQMLAFMFRHGHYAEACSLFFPSSEPTAEGETSLSSVPRSDPLTTDYGTIDDLCDLCLGYGAMSVLEDTILAITQSPTYHDTTVIQYMNTVLTRICNYCEMHRHYNYLYNFLVLKGDHVASGLCCIQLFMNSMSQEESLKHLGHAKTHFEEALSVRDRTIEATKLVSRTARNKSASEKLTREMIMKFSTRVSYQMDVVKVLNSVDGPQWKTSLFGNPTDPETLRRRCMVVETLAEKHFDLAFRMLHEFDLPVVDVYAGVAASLAERKKGGQLTEFLKNIRGTIEDDEWDQVLGAAINVYANKHKERPDRLIDMLISNHRKVLACVVCGRLKSAFQIASRSGSVADVQYVAHQALHANALPVLDMCKQWLAQYM; encoded by the exons ATGGCGGCGTCGGAGCGGGAGGCCGGCCTCCTCGCCCGCGTGGCCGCGAACCACCTCTTCCTCGCTCAATTCGAGCCCATGCGCGCGGCTCTACTCAGCCTCCGCCGCCGCACCGATCCCGATCTCGCTGCAGACTTCCTCCGCGCGGTGGTCGCCTCGGGGGGCCGCGTCCCTGGCGTGCTCTGGTCGGCGCTGCCCGCCtgcccctcctcctcccacctcgcCTGGCTCGCCGTGCTTGAGCTCGCTGCCCTCCCTTCCACTCCCAACCCCGAGTCGCTCCGCCTCAAGGCTGAGTTTCTCATTCTTCTCCAGCCCATCGCTGATGACCCTGCCACCGGCGTCGATGCTCGGGGAACGCTCGTGAAGCTGCTGGATTTGGGGGTGGCGAGGCTGAAACGCGAGGTCGACGACTATGGGGAACCTGTCGAGGAGGTCCCGGTTACCGAGGAGGATCTGAGGGGGTTGTGGGGGGTGGTCCTCGACAATGCCGAGCTGTTTGACGCCCTGTGTGCGGGCGTTTCGAGGCAGATCGGACTGGACTCAGGTTTTGGTGTAAATGTGCTCCTGTCGTTGCGACGTAGCGTGCAGCTCGCCCACTTGGACGCCATGAAGGCGCTTGTCATGGCTGGTGACGTCGAAAGTGCTACTGGGCATATCCGGTTCCTCTGTTTGGAGAATGGCGTAGAGGAGGACAGTTATAA GGTTGTCCTAGGTGATGTTGTGAAAAAGGGTTGGGAAAAATCATCAAATTATTTTGGAAAATGGTTTGAATCGCGTAATAGAATCATTACAATTTATGGAGAAGCACTTCAGTCAAGCAGTCCCCAGCTTGTTCAACTAATTCAG ATCATTCTGGATGACATTCTTTCTGAAGAATTTGAAGACCACAGTATCTCTGATGCTCATTGGATGCCTCTTCCTTTCAAGAAGTTTCTGGAAACATTGTGGTTGGAGAGGGATGCTGATTCAGATGACAGGACCATTTTGACCGAAGCTATAGTATCCTGCAAGAAAGATCTGTTCCACTATTCTCGACTTTCTGGAAAGCATGTCCTTGAAGTTATCATGGAAACTGCTCTATCATTAATTAAGAGAGAACAGCTTCAAGAAGCTGTTAAT GTTGTTTCTTTATTTCCCCTTCTCCAGCCATTGGTTGCTGTATTGGGTTGGGATATTCTGAAGGGTAAGACAGAACTGCGGAGAAAGTTAATGCAGTTGTTCTGGACAAGCAAATCCCAAGCTCTGCGTCTACAAGAATATTCACATTACCGTGCACAGACGGATGAG ACATCCTGTGAGGAGTACCTATGTGACCTGTTATGCTTTCATCTGGATCTTGCATCCTTCGTTTCCAGTGTGAATTCTGGGCACCCTTGGAATTTGAGGAATTCATTGTTCTCCCAAAAAGAGCAAGATTCAGTTGTTAATGCAGAAACATTAGATCCTTTTGTTGAGAACATGATACTTGAGCGGTTAGCTGTTCAGACTCCCATGAGA GTGCTGTTTGACGTGGTCCCAGGAATAAAGTTTCAAGATGCAATTGAGCTTGTTGGTATGCAGCCACTTTCTTCAACAACTGCAGCTTCGAAAAG GATGCATGACATCGAGCTGATGCACATGCGATATGCTCTACAGTCAGTTGCCCTTTCTTTAGGGGAGATGGAGAAGTGTGCAGGTGATGGGAATGAGCACCATTATCACATAGCTTTGTCATATTTGAAGGAGATGCAAAATTTTATGGAGGCTATCGAAAGCACTCCACGAAAG ATTTTCATGGTCAGCATTGTATTATCATTATTACATATGGATGACACTATCAAGTTGCCGCAAGCCGCCCCCCCAGAGTGTTCTGTCAATCATGATTGCTGTGATAGTAATACTGAATCTGAAGGGAAGAACATGGTGATATCTTTTGTTGGACTTCTGCTTGACATACTTCGACATAATGTCCTATTTAAAGGCCCTGATATGGATCAGTTGCCAAGTACTGGTCTGTCACCTGCTGGCAGGCAAGCGTTAGAGTGGAGACTCAAACATGCCAGCCATTCCATTGAAGACATGGATTGGCGTCTATCTGTTCTACAACGCCTCCCACCTCTGTCTGGGCGACAATGGAGTTGGAAGGAGGCATTAGTTGTTTTACGTGCCGCTCCTTCAAAATTGTTGAACGT GTGCATGCAAAGGGCAAATTATGGTATAGGAGAGGAAGCTGTACAACGATTTTCTTTGCCTGCTGAGGATAAAGCTTCTCTTGAATTAGCTGAATGGGTAGCTGGTGCATACAGAAGAGCATTG GTTGAGGATGCTCTAAATCGGGCCACAGACAACCCAAGTGTTGCACGCGAATCAGATATTTTGTCATTCCGTGCTCAGCTTGGTCCTTTAACTACG ATTCTGCTTTGCATTGATGTTGCTGCAACTTCTGCTAGGTCAGGGGATATGTGTCGATTTCTTCTTGATGAG GCTACAAGTTTGTTATCTGAAATATTTCCAGGAACCTCCCCAAAAATAGGTCCAACTTATTGGGATCAGATTCAAGAAGTTGCTATCATATTAGTGATAAAGTGCATCCTTCAGCGCCTGAGTGGCATTTTAGATCTC GAAGGTCGGCCATATCTTCAAGTAGTTTTTACCGAAGTGAGTGCCTCTTTGTCAACTGAATCTAGCAGAGTTGGACAAAAGCAACGTCCACTTGGACTCCTGCATCAGATGATTGATGATGCCTTCAGAGGAAAGCGTCAGTTCTTGAATGGTAATGCCTACTTTATTCAGTTGAACTGTAATTGTTGTTGCGATTATGTTCTAGAGGCATTTCTGAACTTTTCTATTTCAGGTAAACTTCACAATGTTGCAAGAGCTATTGTTGATGAAGATTCGGATAAAACTTACTCAAAAGACGGTACCAAGTCAGAAAAAAAAGATGCTTTGATATCCGAAAAAGGTACAGTCCTTGGTCATGGACTTAGAATCCTGAAGCAAGCATCTAAGACTGACCCAACAGCTTCAAGTGTTCCTGAAAGCAGTTCAGACCACAAAGGTTCTACAAACAGATACTTGGGTCATGTATCTACCAAGCCGTCGACATACTTATCAAACTTCATAATATATATTGCAACCATTGGTGACATAGTTGATGGAACTGACACGACTCATGATTTCAACTACTTCTCATTGGTGTACGAACGACCAAAAGAT CTTTTAACTCGTTTAGTTTTTGAGCATGGAAGCACTGACGCAGCTGCGAAGGTAGCTGACACAATGGGTGTGGATTTTGTGCATGAGATAATATCAGCTTGTGTGCCACCAGTTCTTCCTCCACGAACAGGACAAGGATGGGCTTGCATTCCTATTTTAACCACAGTTTCTAATATTATTTCTGAAAACAGTTCAACAGTTCCAAAGTCCCTCCCCCCTGATCAAGGATGGAGTCCACATGATTCATTGTTGTCTTCTCGCCGGGATCCGCTGTATCCTCTTCAGTTAAATTTAGTGAAGCATTTAGCCCAATTATCATCAGTAAGAGCAGTTCTGGCATGTGTGTTCGGAAGTAGCATACTATCTGGTGACAGTGAATCATCTCCTACTTATGTGAAAGATGCAATGCAAACCACTGAAGTTGAGAGGTCATTCTATGAATTCGCTCTTGAACAATCGGAGAG ATATCCAACTTTGAACCGGTGGATACAGATGCAGTCTAACCTTCACCGGGTATCTGAGTCTGCCGTGGCAGTTAAAACTGAAAATGAAGTCGCCGTGCATCAATCAAAAGGAAAATTTTCTATTAAGCGAGCTCGTGAACCTGACAGTGATGCTGAATCAGAGCTTGAAGATGTCGTCATAAATGGAAATGCCGCTTCAAGTACACTAGAATCCCCTAAACATGATGATGCTAAACTAGAGCCAACAGCTTTTATTTCTTTTGACTGGGAGAACGAAGGACCATATGAGAAAGCCGTTGAGAG GCTAATTAATGAAGGAAAACTAACTGATGCTCTTGCTGTATCCGACCGTTGTTTGCGCAATGGAGCGTCTGATAAATTACTTCGATTGCTCATTGATCAAAGGGAAGAAAGAAGTCTAGGCACAGGACAATTCCGCCCATATGGTTCCCGTAACTTGGGGAGTAATACTTGGCAGTATTGTTTGAGACTGAGGGATAAAAAACTTGCAGCTCAGCTTGCTCTTAA GTACCTGCACAGTTGGAACCTTGACGCTGCAACCAATGTTCTAACTATGTGCATCTGCCACTTACCTGAGAATGATCCTATGCGGAGTAAG GTGCTACACATGAAGCAATCTCTGCAACGGTATGGTCATATTATGAGTGCTGATGACCATTACACCAGATGGCAAGAG GTCGAAGTTGATTGTGAAGATGATCCAGAAGGGGTAGCACTTAGGCTTGCCGCCAAAGGAGCTGTATCTGCTGCTTTACAGGTCGCCGAAAGTGCCTCTCTGTCAATCGATTTGCGGAGGGAACTGCAAGGCCGCCAGCTTGTCAAACTTCTTACCACTGATCCACTTAATGGTGGAGGCCCAGCTGCGGCATCACGATTTCTATCGACCTTACGAGATTCCAATGATGCTCTTCCTGTTGCCATTGGTGCCATGAAGTTATTACCTGACTTGCGCTCAAAGCAGCTTCTT GTGCATTTTTTTCTCAAACGTACAGTTGGGAATTTGTCAGATGCTGAGATTGCTCGACTTAATTCATGGGCGCTGGGTCTTCGTGTTCTTTCCTTATTGCCATTGCCATCACAACAGCGTTGCTCTTCTCTGCATGAACATCCTCAGTTGATTCTGGAAGTACTATTGATGATGAAGCAACTCGAGTCTGCGTCTCTG GTTTTGAAAGAATTTCCATCCCTGAGGGATGACAAGTTAATCATTGCTTACGCTAAGAAAGCAATCTCTGTCAATATCGATTCTACTCTTAGGGAACCGCGACAAACCATCTCTGCggcaagagaaaaagaaaaaaaggctgcCATACCAGCTAAAACAAATTTTGTGCAGAGTTTTGGCAACTTTCAGAGAGAGGCACGTAAAGCATTCTCATGGGTGCCCCGCGATGGTGGCACCAAAACCCCCCCGAAAGATATCCCTCGGAAAAGAAAGAGTTCAGGCTCAGGTGATAGATCCTCTTGGGAAGCGATGCCTGGTGTACAGGAGGAGCAGACACCTGTTTACCCTTCTGAAGGACAAGATAGACTTCCTTTTGTTTCTGCTCCTGAGGAGTGGGTGCTTACCGGAGAGCCTGATAGGGATAACACAACTCGTTCATGTCATAGATATGAATCCTCTCCAGATATCGCACTATTCaag GCATTGCTTTCACTGTGCACTGATGAGTCAGTAGCCGGAAAAGGTGCACTTGAACTGTGTGTTACTCAGATGAAGGTTGTGCTAAGCTCCCTACAGTTGCCTCTCAATGCATCTATGGACAATGTAGCCCGGGCTTATCATGCAACGGAAACTTATGTGCAG GCAATCTCTTATTCAAAAAATCTACTAAAAAAGCTCACCGGGAGTAGTGATTTGTCAAGTGGCTCTGAAAGAAGTAGAGATGCTGATGATGTTTCTGTGGACGCTGGCAGTTCAAGCACTGGGGTCCAACATCAAGATGAGCTGTCTGATCTCCTTGCTCAAGCAGATATGTGGCTAGGGCGTGCTGAGCTTCTTCAAAGCCTGCTGGGATCAGGTATTATTGCATCACTTGATGATATTGCTGGCAAAGAGTCTTCAACTAGTCTACGTGACAGGCTGGTCAGTGATGAGCGATACAGCATGGCTGTATATACTTCTAAGAAGTGCAAG ATTGATGCTTTTCCAGTGTGGGTTGCTTGGGGCCATGCTCTAGTTCGAATGGAACACTACGCTCAAGCCCGTGTGAAATTTAA GCAAGCTCTTCAACAGTTCAAAGGTGATGCGCCTCCTGTTGTCCTtgatatcattaacacaattgaagGGGGTCCTCCTGTTGATGTTTCTTCTGTCCGCTCTAT GTATGAACATGTAGCAAAAAGTGCAGCAACCATCTTCGATGATTCCCTTTCTGCTGATTCTTATCTTAATGTTCTATATATGCCATCCACATTCCCACGATCTGAGAGGTCCAGGCAATCCAGAGATTCTCTAGATAGCCAATTTTCGTCTGCTAACTCATACCTTGAAGATGGTCCTCGCAGCAATCTTGATAGCGTCCGATATGCAGAGTGTATTCATTACTTGCAGGAA TATGCTCGCCCACAAATGCTTGCTTTCATGTTCAGGCATGGCCATTATGCAGAAGCATGCTCTCTATTCTTTCCATCCAGTGAACCAACCGCAGAAGGGGAAACATCTTTGTCTTCAGTTCCTCGGAGTGATCCTTTAACAACTGATTATGGGACAATTGATGACCTGTGTGATCTATGTCTTGGATATGGTGCTATGTCTGTATTGGAGGATACAATATTGGCAATAACTCAATCCCCGACATATCATGACACAACTGTGATTCAGTACATGAACACTGTTCTCACCCGCATTTGTAACTACTGTGAAATGCATCGGCACTATAATTATCTTTACAACTTTCTG GTTCTAAAAGGTGACCATGTGGCTTCTGGCCTTTGCTGTATTCAGTTATTCATGAATTCAATGTCCCAAGAGGAATCTCTGAAGCATTTGGGACATGCCAAG ACACATTTTGAGGAAGCTTTATCTGTACGAGATAGAACAATTGAGGCTACAAAATTGGTATCACGGACTGCTCGCAATAAGAGTGCATCGGAAAAACTAACTAGAGAGATGATAATGAAATTTTCTACCAGAGTTTCCTATCAG ATGGATGTTGTGAAGGTCCTCAACAGTGTAGATGGGCCTCAGTGGAAGACCTCCCTGTTTGGAAATCCAACTGATCCTGAAACTCTGAG GCGAAGGTGCATGGTTGTTGAAACTCTGGCTGAAAAGCATTTCGATTTAGCTTTTAGAATGCTTCATGAGTTTGATCTTCCAG TTGTGGATGTTTATGCCGGTGTAGCAGCATCCCTCGCAGAGAGGAAAAAAGGTGGCCAGTTAACGGAGTTCTTGAAAAACATAAGGGGAACCATAGAAGATGATGAATGGGATCAG GTTCTGGGTGCTGCTATAAATGTTTATGCTAACAAGCATAAAGAAAGGCCAGATCGACTTATTGATATGCTAATCAGCAATCACAG GAAAGTACTTGCTTGTGTTGTTTGCGGCCGTCTGAAAAGTGCATTCCAGATAGCCTCACGAAGTGGAAGTGTAGCTGATGTTCAATATGTTGCCCATCAG GCATTACATGCAAATGCATTGCCGGTTCTTGATATGTGCAAGCAATGGCTGGCCCAGTACATGTAA